Proteins from a genomic interval of Diprion similis isolate iyDipSimi1 chromosome 10, iyDipSimi1.1, whole genome shotgun sequence:
- the LOC124411231 gene encoding LOW QUALITY PROTEIN: dynein axonemal heavy chain 7-like (The sequence of the model RefSeq protein was modified relative to this genomic sequence to represent the inferred CDS: substituted 2 bases at 2 genomic stop codons), with protein sequence MGETSTDKQNNVISIPFNDFRRWEGKLHLLQDILDQWLKVQATWMYLEPIFSSPDIQQQMPEEGRRFSAVDKTWRDIMKTVYSDSRVLSVLEIDKMLERLRKSFGLLELIQKGLNEYLEKKRLYFPRFFFLSNDELLEILSETKDPTRVQPHLKKCFEGIAKLAFNSDLEVGKMKSAEGEEVDLIDIISTAAARGQVEKWLLELEGDMRRSVRQMVILAIDAYPIKERSTWVLEWPGQTVLCVGSMYWTVQIEEAMPLGVPGLKNYLDLCNTQLNEIILLVRGKLSTQNRITLGALVTLDVHARDVLVGLWQDQVIVNSDFKWLCQLRYYWQENLCVYMINSSLHYGYEYLGNSPRLVITPLTDRCYRTLFGALSLHLGGAPEGPAGTGKTETTKDLAKAIAKQCVVFNCSDGLDYIALGKFFKGLASCGAWSCFDEFNRIDLEVLSVVAQQILTIQRGINSGASKLLFEGTEIWLDPTCAVFITMNPGYAGRSELPDNLKALFRSVAMMVPDYALISENTLYSYGFYNGRPLAVKIVTAYKLCSEQLSSQCHYDYGMRAVKSVLVAAGNLKLKYPDESEDILMLRSIKDVNLPKFLSHDLPLFQGIASDLFPGVELPEPDYTHINSCTREACLAANLQCTDFFLEKVQQIFEMMIVRHGFMIVGLPFGGKTSAYRMLAECLARLEEQNLMEEHRVEITVINPKSITMGQLYGQFDPASHEWSDGVLAVSYRAFAVSQNENRKWLIFDGPVDAIWIENMNTVLDDNKKLCLMSGEIIQLAPTTNLIFEPMDLEVASPATVSRCGMIYMEPVSLGWTPLLISWMNTLPSTLSEHIKIQLKEMFMRFCSILLHLIRRCGEMIPMPDSNLVRSVMHLCDCFMDDFKNPRYIESISDLEMRAQIEGSFFFSCVWALGGTLMATYREWFNDLFRGLMQREFPEELIAQFGLPEDTTGPKKPYVCPIPSGGLVFDYNYIKEGKGHWKLWSENLSDVPPIPRDIPVNQIIVPTVETIRYMELFRKLVSHQKPVLLVGPTGTGKSVYIMEFLLKINDAKVYKPLFINFSAQTTANQTQDIIMSKLDKRRKGVYGAPPGKFWVIFVDDVSMPLKEEYGAQPPIELLRQWLDHQQWFDRREIVPIKLVDVQIMCAMGPPTGGKDVTPRFKRHFFTLSISEFQDDVMVMIFTNIMLWHIDAQGFGPEFKSCADQVVLGTLDIYKESLTNLLPTPAKSHYLFNLRDFSRVIQGVLLSTPESMPNPLKMKRQWVHEVLRVYGDRLVDEGDIGWLVGQLRKTMDQRMDEDMDMMFQDFTGNPEIKVKRTFTFXDKNDSXITGSRAQVEDHHLRNLVYCDFHDPLAEKKMYVEVKALDTLAEIVEEYLAEYNSMTKKPMNLVLFRYVIRNNGRFAVEHLSKICRIIKQPRSHALLVGVGGSGRQSLTRLAAHISEYDIFQVEISKQYGVYEWHEDVKIVLRKSAATDLHAAFLFTDSQIKEESFLEDISNLLNTGEVPNLFAADEKAEICEKMRQIDRQRDKTLQTDGSPVALFNFFVQIVREQLHIIVAMSPIGDGFRNRIRKFPALVNCCTIDWLQPWPEDALVAVATKFLEKIKLSSKERLACIEMCQVFHTSTQQLSKEFLSQARRWNYVTPTSYLELINTFKNLLAKKRQEVIDGKKRYEAGLGKLDNTHKQVGKMQETLMALQPKLLVAAKEVEKMLESVQKESAEASAVEAIVKKDEEAAMVVAGEAEAIRADCNADLELAMPILNAANAALNTLTPPDIVIVKTMKNPPAGVKLVMEAVCILKGLKPERVTTDGIHQVDDYWKPSLRILGDIKFLDSLQQFDKDNIPEKIMTKIRTSILTNPNFDPDKIKNASTACEGLCKWVYALSEYDKVAKVIAPKKKALAKAEALFAEAMAELDVKRAQLKQVQDRVAALERLLAERKKSYQNMMDVVNDCEMKLIRAKELIGGLGGEYTRWSDTATALGQRYFRLTGDVLIAAGIVAYLGVFTMQYRSKQVEFWVKFCTGLNVVCSQDYQLTQVLGDPVQIRSWAIFGLPSDLFSIDNAIIVTNSRRWPLMIDPQGQANKWVKNTEKASNINVIRLTQNDYMRILESAIQFGQPVLLENVGEELDAALEPLLLKQTYKAGGTLCIKLGDSVVEYNEKFRLYITTKLRNPHYLPEVAVKVTLLNFMITPIGLEDQLLGIVVAKERPDLEAEKNQLIVQGAANKKMLKDIEDKILQVLSSSDENILEDQTAIGVLSSSKILSDDIQTKQAATEITEKSIDVARLQYTGIAVYSTILFFTIAVLANIDPMYQYSLVWFVNLFKSTIENTPPVEDLDQRLADLTKNFTYSLYVNICRSLFEKDKLLFSLLLVINLLNKQGKISNAHWMFLLTGGVGLDNPHPNPTNWLPIKSWDELCRLNDVPGFSGIRDAFASNLAAWKMIFDHKEPHTEKMPPPFDKLTSFERMLVVRCIRADKVVPAVHRFVESEMGRQYVEPPPFDLISSYADSHCCVPLIFVLTPGADPTAVLLKFADDQGFGANRLFSLSLGQGQGPIAVRLIDEGVKNGTWVVLQNCHLAKSWMSTLEKVCENLVPETVHPDFRLWLTSYPADHFPVSVLQNGVKMTNEPPKGLRANIIRSYLQDPICDPEFFEKSKQKVIFKKLLFGLCFFHAIVQERRKFGPIGWNNPYEFNETDLRISVLQLKIFLDQYTDVQYEALKYLTGECNYGGRVTDEWDRRTLVTILAKFYCPSLVENEKHLFDPSGIYYVPQVSEHAEFLEFVKTLPLITGPSVFGMNENADIIKDQQETDLMLSSVLLTQVNSRAHKSEVQDTATSEGDGGRSPDDVVFEVAADILSKLPDDFDLVNALAKYPTSYEQSMNTVLVQEMGRFNKLLQTIRSSLQNIQKAIKGLVIMNAELEEVMASIITGRIPLVWKARSYPSLKPLGSYINDFLRRLTFLQEWYMDGPPTSFWISGFYFTQAFLTGARQNFARKYSIPIDLLIYDFIPLKETAFPTPPEDGVYVYGLFLDGARFNLSTMMLDESLSKVLYDEVPFLWLVPITKSKIKERPTYTCPVYKTSERRGVLSTTGHSTNFVIAMWLPTNLPQEHWIIRGVAMLCQLSQ encoded by the exons ATGGGAGAAACGTCGACAGATAAGCAAAACAACGTGATTTCAATCCCATTCAATGATTTCAGACGTTGGGAAGGCAAACTGCACCTCCTTCAGGACATACTTGACCAGTGGCTGAAAGTACAGGCTACGTGGATGTACTTGGAACCGATTTTCTCCTCTCCAGATATTCAGCAGCAGATGCCGGAGGAAGGGCGAAGGTTCAGCGCGGTGGACAAAACGTGGCGGGACATAATGAAGACCGTATACTCCGATTCGCGGGTTTTGTCTGTTCTAGAAATTGATAAGATGCTTGAGAGACTTCGGAAGAGCTTTGGGCTTCTGGAATTGATCCAAAAAGGACTCAACGAGTACCTGGAAAAAAAGAGGCTCTACTTTCCGAGGTTCTTCTTCCTCTCAAACGACGAGCTCCTCGAAATACTATCAGAGACGAAAGATCCAACTCG CGTTCAACCTCATTTGAAAAAGTGCTTCGAGGGAATAGCGAAGCTTGCCTTCAACTCAGACCTCGAAGTCGGTAAGATGAAGTCCGCCGAAGGAGAGGAAGTTGATTTGATCGACATTATTTCGACCGCGGCTGCCAGGGGTCAGGTAGAAAAGTGGCTTTTGGAACTGGAAGGAGACATGCGTAGAAGCGTCAGGCAGATGGTGATTTTAGCGATCGATGCATATCCGATAAAAGAACGCTCAACATGGGTCCTCGAGTGGCCTGGACAGACGGTTCTCTGCGTAGGTTCGATGTACTGGACAGTTCAAATTGAGGAAGCAATGCCACTCGGGGTGCCAGGACTGAAGAATTACTTGGACCTTTGTAACACTCAGTTGAACGAGATAATATTATTGGTCAGAGGAAAGCTATCTACGCAAAATCGAATCACTCTTG GTGCCCTCGTCACTCTCGACGTCCATGCCAGAGACGTACTAGTAGGACTGTGGCAGGACCAGGTCATCGTTAATAGTGACTTCAAGTGGCTCTGCCAGTTGAGATACTATTGGCAG GAAAATCTCTGTGTCTACATGATCAACTCTTCTCTTCATTACGGTTACGAGTACCTTGGCAATTCACCGCGGCTCGTCATAACCCCGTTAACCGATCGTTGCTACCGAACTCTCTTCGGGGCCCTGAGTCTTCACCTGGGTGGAGCTCCGGAAGGCCCAGCAGGCACAGGAAAAACTGAGACGACGAAGGACCTGGCGAAGGCAATTGCAAAGCAGTGCGTTGTCTTCAACTGCTCGGACGGTCTGGACTATATCGCTTTGGGCAAGTTCTTCAAGGGCCTGGCATCGTGTGGAGCCTGGTCATGCTTTGACGAATTCAACCGGATCGATCTTGAAGTTCTATCTGTGGTTGCACAGCAGATACTAACCATTCAGAGGGGGATAAACTCTGGAGCGTCGAAGTTGCTCTTTGAGGGTACGGAAATATGGCTGGATCCTACCTGCGCCGTTTTCATCACCATGAACCCTGGGTACGCCGGGAGGTCGGAGTTACCGGACAACTTGAAGGCGCTCTTTAGATCCGTCGCCATGATGGTGCCCGATTACGCCCTGATATCGGAGAACACACTCTACTCTTACGGTTTCTATAACGGGCGTCCACTGGCAGTGAAAATCGTGACTGCGTACAAGCTGTGCTCGGAACAACTCAGCAGTCAGTGTCACTACGACTACGGGATGCGAGCGGTAAAGTCCGTCTTGGTCGCAGCTGGGAACCTGAAGCTCAAGTACCCGGACGAATCTGAGGACATTTTGATGTTGCGCAGTATAAAGGACGTCAACTTGCCAAAGTTTCTGAGCCACGACTTACCTCTCTTCCAAGGCATCGCCTCCGACCTTTTCCCCGGGGTTGAACTGCCGGAACCCGATTACACCCACATAAACAGCTGCACGCGAGAAGCATGTCTCGCGGCGAATCTACAGTGCACGGATTTCTTTCTCGAGAAAGTACAGCAGATATTTGAGATGATGATAGTCAGACACGGTTTCATGATCGTCGGTCTTCCCTTCGGCGGTAAAACGTCGGCGTACAGGATGCTCGCCGAGTGTTTGGCTCGCCTTGAGGAACAGAATCTAATGGAAGAGCACCGAGTCGAGATTACGGTGATCAATCCGAAGTCGATAACAATGGGCCAGTTGTACGGACAGTTTGATCCAGCCTCCCACGAATGGAGCGACGGCGTTCTTGCCGTCAGCTACAGAGCCTTTGCCGTCTCGCAAAATGAAAACCGAAAATGGCTGATTTTTGACGGACCCGTCGATGCAATCTGGATCGAAAACATGAACACAGTGTTGGATGACAATAAGAAACTCTGCCTCATGTCTGGTGAAATAATCCAGCTCGCACCGACCACCAATTTAATATTTGAGCCCATGGACTTGGAG GTCGCTTCTCCGGCCACCGTGTCTCGCTGTGGTATGATTTACATGGAGCCTGTGAGTCTGGGCTGGACGCCACTTCTGATATCTTGGATGAACACACTGCCCAGCACCCTGAGCGAACATATTAAAATCCAGCTGAAAGAAATGTTCATGAGATTTTGTTCAATATTGTTACATTTGATTCGGCGTTGCGGA gaAATGATCCCGATGCCAGATTCAAACCTAGTTCGCTCAGTGATGCATCTATGCGATTGTTTCATGGACGATTTCAAAAATCCTAGGTACATCGAGAGCATATCCGATCTGGAAATGAGGGCGCAGATAGAG GGATCGTTCTTCTTCTCCTGCGTTTGGGCATTAGGTGGAACGCTGATGGCGACGTATCGAGAGTGGTTCAACGATCTTTTCCGCGGTCTGATGCAGAGGGAATTTCCAGAGGAGCTGATCGCACAATTTGGGCTTCCGGAAGACACAACTGGTCCTAAAAAGCCTTACGTTTGTCCAATACCATCAGGCGGGCTGGTTTTCGACTACAACTACATAAAGGAGGGTAAAGGTCATTGGAAACTCTGGTCTGAGAACTTGTCCGATGTTCCACCGATTCCACGAGACATACCGGTCAACCAGATAATCGTGCCGACCGTTGAGACGATCCGATACATGGAGCTCTTCAGGAAATTGGTTTCGCATCAGAAGCCCGTCCTCTTGGTGGGACCAACGGGGACTGGCAAGTCGGTCTACATAATGGAATTCCTCCTCAAGATAAACGATGCCAAGGTGTATAAGCCCCTTTTCATAAACTTCTCGGCCCAGACGACGGCCAATCAAACCCAGGACATAATAATGAGCAAGCTGGACAAGCGGAGGAAAGGAGTGTACGGGGCACCGCCAGGAAAATTCTGGGTCATCTTTGTCGACGATGTATCGATGCCCCTGAAAGAGGAATATGGCGCTCAACCGCCGATCGAACTTCTCCGGCAGTGGCTCGACCACCAGCAGTGGTTCGACCGACGGGAAATCGTCCCCATAAAGCTGGTCGACGTTCAGATAATGTGCGCGATGGGTCCACCGACTGGAGGAAAAGACGTCACACCCAGATTCAAGCGGCATTTTTTCACCTTGAGCATATCCGAGTTCCAAGATGACGTCATGGTGATGATATTCACCAACATCATGCTCTGGCACATTGACGCCCAAGGCTTTGGTCCGGAATTCAAATCCTGTGCGGATCAGGTGGTCCTTGGCACCCTCGATATATACAAGGAGAGTCTCACCAACTTGTTGCCTACCCCGGCAAAATCACATTATCTGTTCAACTTGCGTGATTTTTCCCGAGTCATTCAGGGCGTTCTTTTGTCGACTCCGGAATCCATGCCAAATCCG CTTAAAATGAAACGGCAATGGGTACACGAAGTGCTGCGTGTCTACGGCGACCGGCTCGTAGACGAAGGAGACATCGGCTGGCTGGTTGGCCAGCTTCGAAAGACGATGGATCAGCGAATGGATGAGGATATGGACATGATGTTTCAGGACTTCACGGGGAATCCCGAAATCAAGGTAAAAAGGACCTTCACGTTCTGAGATAAGAATGATAGTTAAATTACTGGTTCTCGTGCTCAGGTTGAGGATCATCATTTGCGAAATTTGGTGTACTGCGACTTCCACGATCCTCTGGCAGAGAAGAAGATGTATGTCGAAGTCAAGGCGCTTGACACGCTTGCTGAAATTGTTGAGGAGTATCTAGCCGAGTACAACTCGATGACGAAGAAGCCCATGAACTTGGTTCTCTTCAGGTATGTTATTAGGAATAATGGTAG GTTCGCAGTCGAGCATCTATCCAAGATCTGTCGCATAATAAAGCAGCCCCGAAGCCATGCGCTTCTCGTAGGCGTTGGAGGCTCGGGTCGACAATCGTTGACACGTTTAGCTGCCCACATATCTGAGTACGATATATTCCAAGTCGAGATATCGAAGCAGTACGGGGTGTACGAGTGGCACGAGGACGTCAAGATAGTCCTCCGCAAGAGCGCTGCGACAGACTTGCACGCTGCATTTCTTTTCACCGACAGTCAAATAAAGGAAGAGTCCTTCCTTGAGGACATTAGCAACCTGCTGAATACCGGTGAAGTTCCAAACTTATTCGCTGCGGACGAGAAGGCGGAGATTTGCGAGAAGATGCGTCAGATCGACAGACAGAGAGACAAGACGCTCCAAACGGACGGCAGTCCGGTTgctcttttcaatttctttgttCAAATTGTTCGCGAACAGTTGCACATAATTGTCGCCATGTCACCCATCGGTGATGGCTTCCGGAATAGGATTCGCAAATTCCCTGCTCTCGTGAATTGCTGCACAATTGACTGGCTTCAACCATGGCCTGAAGATGCTCTTGTTGCTGTTGCTACCAAGTTTCTTGAGAAGATAAAACTGTCTTCTAAAGAGAGACTCGCTTGCATCGAGATGTGCCAGGTCTTCCACACTTCGACTCAACAGCTTTCTAAGGAATTCCTTTCTCAAGCTCGCAGGTGGAATTACGTCACACCTACGTCTTACCTCGAACTGATTAACACTTTCAAAAACTTACTCGCAAAAAAGAGGCAGGAGGTCATTGACGGAAAGAAGAGGTACGAAGCGGGTCTCGGAAAATTGGACAACACTCACAAGCAGGTTGGCAAAATGCAAGAAACTTTAATGGCGCTTCAACCGAAGCTTTTGGTCGCTGCAAAGGAGGTTGAAAAGATGCTTGAAAGCGTTCAGAAAGAGAGCGCTGAGGCATCTGCAGTTGAGGCCATTGTCAAGAAAGATGAAGAGGCTGCGatg GTTGTAGCTGGAGAGGCTGAAGCGATTCGCGCAGACTGCAACGCGGATCTAGAACTGGCGATGCCGATATTGAATGCAGCGAACGCAGCGTTGAACACACTGACTCCTCCAGATATCGTTATAgttaaaacgatgaaaaatccACCGGCAGGTGTCAAGCTCGTAATGGAGGCAGTGTGCATATTAAAG GGTCTGAAGCCCGAAAGGGTGACGACAGACGGTATCCACCAGGTGGACGACTACTGGAAACCGTCACTGCGAATCCTAGGGGATATAAAATTCCTGGACTCATTGCAGCAGTTTGACAAAGACAACATACCCGAAAAAATAATGACGAAGATCCGAACCTCAATCCTCACAAATCCGAACTTTGACCCCGACAAGATAAAGAATGCCTCGACGGCCTGCGAGGGTCTGTGCAAGTGGGTTTACGCCCTGTCGGAATACGACAAAGTAGCAAAGGTCATTGCACCAAAAAAGAAGGCTCTGGCGAAGGCCGAAGCTTTGTTCGCTGAGGCGATGGCGGAGCTCGACGTCAAGCGAGCGCAGCTCAAACAGGTCCAGGATAGAGTTGCCGCTTTGGAACGCCTTCTTGCTGAGCGGAAGAAGAGCTACCAGAATATGATGGACGTGGTGAACGACTGCGAGATGAAGTTAATCAGAGCCAAGGAGCTGATTGGTGGACTGGGTGGCGAGTACACGCGGTGGTCAGATACGGCAACAGCGCTTGGACAGCGCTATTTCCGGCTTACCGGCGATGTCCTTATCGCGGCAGGCATCGTTGCTTACCTCGGTGTTTTCACGATGCAGTACCGTTCCAAGCAAGTCGAGTTCTGGGTCAAGTTTTGCACTGGCCTGAACGTCGTCTGTTCCCAGGACTACCAGCTGACTCAGGTTCTCGGAGACCCCGTGCAAATCAGATCCTGGGCCATTTTTGGCCTGCCAAGCGATCTCTTTTCCATCGATAACGCTATCATCGTCACCAACTCCAGGCGTTGGCCCCTCATGATCGACCCTCAGGGCCAGGCCAACAAGTGGGTCAAGAATACGGAGAAGGCCTCCAATATAAACGTCATTCGGCTCACCCAAAATGACTACATGCGTATCCTCGAAAGCGCTATTCAGTTTGGCCAGCCTGTACTGCTGGAAAACGTTGGCGAGGAACTCGACGCTGCTCTCGAACCACTGCTTCTGAAACAGACTTACAAAGCCGGCGGAACTCTTTGCATTAAACTCGGTGACTCGGTTGTCGAGTATAATGAAAAGTTCAG GCTTTACATCACGACTAAATTGAGAAATCCACATTATCTACCAGAAGTTGCGGTTAAGGTTACGCTCCTCAATTTCATGATAACGCCAATCGGCCTCGAGGATCAATTATTGGGAATTGTTGTCGCAAAGGAACGGCCTGATTTAGAGGCTGAAAAGAATCAGCTGATCGTCCAGGGTGCCGCaaataaaaa AATGTTGAAGGACATCGAAGACAAGATTCTTCAAGTACTCTCATCGtctgatgaaaatattctggAGGACCAGACAGCTATCGGCGTTCTTAGCTcgtcaaaaattctttcagacGATATCCAAACCAAACAAGCAGCCACTGAGATCACCGAGAAGTCGATCGATGTTGCTAGACTTCAATACACCGGAATCGCTGTTTACTCCACCATCTTGTTCTTCACCATTG CCGTCCTGGCTAATATCGATCCAATGTATCAGTACTCATTAGTATGGTTTGTCAACCTATTCAAATCGACGATCGAAAACACGCCCCCAGTGGAAGATCTTGATCAGCGGTTAGCTGATctgactaaaaattttacgtattCATTATACGTGAACATATGCCGCTCGCTATTCGAGAAGGACAAGCTGCTTTTCTCTCTTCTGCTGGTCATCAACCTTCTGAACAAGCAGGGTAAGATATCAAACGCTCACTGGATGTTCCTGCTAACAGGCGGTGTCGGCCTCGACAATCCTCATCCAAATCCTACAAACTGGCTACCAATAAAGTCGTGGGACGAACTCTGTCGCCTGAATGACGTGCCTGGATTCAGC GGCATCAGAGACGCATTTGCATCAAACCTCGCAGCCTGGAAAATGATATTCGATCACAAGGAACCACACACTGAGAAAATGCCACCTCCGTTCGACAAGCTTACGTCGTTCGAGAGGATGTTGGTGGTCAGATGCATCCGAGCTGACAAAGTGGTGCCGGCTGTTCATCGCTTCGTTGAAT CTGAAATGGGCAGGCAGTATGTGGAGCCTCCACCGTTCGACCTCATATCTTCTTACGCCGATTCGCACTGCTGCGTTCCCCTGATATTTGTTCTCACTCCTGGTGCCGATCCGACAGCAGTTTTACTCAAGTTCGCTGATGACCAAGGTTTTGGTGCCAACAGGCTCTTTTCTCTATCCCTTGGACAGGGGCAAGGGCCAATTGCCGTTCGACTGATTGACGAGGGGGTTAAAAACGGCACGTGGGTCGTACTTCAGAATTGTCACCTGGCCAAAAGCTGGATGAGCACCCTGGAAAAg GTTTGTGAAAACCTCGTCCCGGAAACCGTTCATCCCGATTTTCGACTCTGGCTAACGAGCTACCCAGCTGATCACTTTCCGGTCAGCGTTCTTCAAAACGGTGTCAAGATGACGAATGAACCACCGAAGGGCTTGAGAGCCAACATAATTCGATCTTACCTCCAA gatCCGATTTGCGATCCGGAATTTTTCGAGAAATCGAAACAAAAggttattttcaaaaagctgTTATTCGGGCTGTGCTTCTTTCACGCGATCGTTCAGGAGCGTCGCAAGTTCGGCCCGATCGGCTGGAACAATCCGTACGAGTTCAACGAAACCGATTTACGAATCAGCGTACTCCAGCTCAAAATCTTTCTTGATCAATACACCGACGTTCAATACGAGGCCCTAAAATACCTGACAG GTGAGTGTAATTACGGCGGCCGAGTGACGGACGAGTGGGACCGGCGAACGCTGGTTACCATCCTGGCGAAATTCTACTGTCCATCCCTCGTAGAGAATGAAAAGCACCTTTTCGATCCAAGCGGCATTTACTACGTTCCGCAGGTCAGCGAGCACGCGGAGTTTCTTGAGTTCGTTAAGACTCTGCCTCTGATAACGGGACCGAGCGTTTTTGGCATGAACGAAAACGCGGACATCATAAAGGACCAGCAGGAAACGGACCTGATGTTATCCTCGGTGCTTCTTACCCAGGTGAATTCTCGCGCTCATAAAAGTGAAG TGCAGGACACCGCCACGAGCGAAGGAGACGGCGGAAGATCCCCAGATGATGTGGTCTTCGAAGTGGCGGCTGATATTCTTTCTAAGCTTCCGGATGACTTCGACCTCGTTAACGCCCTCGCAAAGTATCCAACCTCTTACGAACAAAGCATGAATACAGTGCTGGTTCAGGAGATGGGAAGGTTCAACAAGTTGCTACAGACCATAAGGAGCAGCCTTCAAAACATCCAGAAGGCCATAAAAG GTCTGGTTATCATGAACGCCGAGCTTGAGGAAGTCATGGCGTCAATAATAACTGGAAGGATACCTTTGGTATGGAAAGCCCGGTCTTACCCGTCCCTGAAACCACTTGGTAGCTACATAAACGACTTTTTGCGGCGGCTCACATTCTTGCAG GAATGGTACATGGATGGTCCCCCCACATCCTTCTGGATATCCGGCTTCTACTTTACTCAAGCCTTCCTGACTGGCGCCCGGCAAAATTTTGCCAGGAAGTACTCGATTCCCATCGATCTATTGATCTACGACTTTATACCTCTGAAGGAAACCGCGTTTCCTACACCTCCTGAGGACGGTGTCTACGTTTACGGTCTTTTCCTCGACGGGGCAAGATTCAACTTGTCAACAATGATGCTTGACGAGTCATTGTCTAAAGTTCTTTACGACGAAGTTCCATTC TTATGGCTTGTCCCGATAACCAAATCGAAGATTAAAGAAAGGCCGACTTACACTTGCCCTGTGTATAAAACGAGCGAACGTCGTGGAGTTCTCTCGACTACGGGTCACTCGACGAACTTTGTTATCGCTATGTGGCTACCGACGAACCTTCCACAAGAACATTGGATAATCCGAGGCGTGGCAATGCTCTGTCAGCTTTCGCAGTAA